Proteins found in one candidate division KSB1 bacterium genomic segment:
- a CDS encoding PQQ-binding-like beta-propeller repeat protein: MKKLNLSCLRLLSLLTILGLTVNAFGQSEQVWTHTVQGNIKWLQLAPTGHLIVSTKESLVGVDPENGEILWTRKDLKGLKERPIEYHDSWLGEFIPFTPYVVVRKHSEAGKLFKHETAPTYISVMNAVTGEDILTTETMGLKAHYGYLLLPEIGSMLIYAKDKDKKKKVLAIQLQTGKVLWENKDSFKFEAEKEDISGIQPPLFDTEESMITFMTKKGIRKFSSKTGELIWETNIKAKHAPYLTYGYAAMLLNEKDKVIYAASDKTVYAVRTEDGSLLWEKAPKLKGRVSWMRLTPQGLLVRGGSKKSFIQLLDLATGQPIWEKRFTFKVKENDRGQMSLTPQGLVIKGESFINLIDLATGKPVWKKKFKKLKDDATNFVVKDDKVVVYSDKKLYAINLSDGKYTEIAKKLKFEGKETPGVLTLRDDGYFLRSSNNLMLVSFSGEKVFHTYHKAPGLSFAERMVGSIARKAVGVAAGQLGGWEVDREGAHEQLGHWAPVLYMGDEGFWYEKRFKATENRDTYTYILTKIKTESEKGFGFVRVNKINGKTEGHIILGTKTPVHQIDEIESWLFFKSDKQEIVCYKF; encoded by the coding sequence ATGAAAAAGTTAAACTTAAGTTGTTTGAGACTCTTAAGCTTGCTGACTATTCTGGGCTTAACGGTCAATGCATTTGGTCAGTCTGAACAGGTCTGGACGCACACTGTTCAAGGAAATATCAAATGGCTACAGCTTGCTCCAACTGGTCATTTGATTGTTAGCACTAAGGAAAGTCTCGTTGGCGTCGATCCGGAAAACGGTGAAATTCTCTGGACCAGGAAGGATTTAAAAGGGCTGAAAGAGCGGCCCATAGAATACCATGATAGCTGGCTGGGAGAGTTTATTCCGTTCACTCCTTACGTGGTGGTTCGGAAACATAGCGAAGCTGGCAAGCTCTTCAAACATGAGACTGCGCCCACCTACATAAGCGTCATGAATGCTGTAACCGGCGAAGACATTTTGACCACGGAAACGATGGGTTTAAAAGCTCACTATGGCTATTTATTGCTACCAGAAATTGGCAGCATGTTGATTTACGCAAAAGATAAGGACAAGAAAAAGAAGGTGCTTGCCATACAACTACAAACCGGCAAAGTTTTGTGGGAAAACAAAGATTCTTTCAAATTCGAGGCAGAAAAGGAGGATATTTCTGGCATTCAACCGCCCCTGTTTGATACTGAAGAAAGCATGATCACCTTTATGACCAAAAAAGGAATACGCAAGTTCAGTTCCAAAACCGGTGAATTAATTTGGGAAACAAATATAAAGGCAAAACATGCGCCCTATTTAACCTACGGTTATGCAGCAATGCTCTTAAATGAAAAAGACAAAGTTATCTATGCTGCCAGCGACAAGACCGTCTATGCTGTCCGCACGGAAGATGGTAGTCTCCTGTGGGAAAAAGCGCCCAAGTTAAAAGGCCGGGTTTCATGGATGCGACTAACTCCGCAGGGTCTGCTGGTAAGGGGGGGTTCCAAGAAGTCATTTATTCAGCTACTCGATCTTGCAACCGGACAACCCATATGGGAAAAGCGCTTCACCTTCAAAGTTAAAGAGAACGATCGGGGTCAGATGTCGCTAACTCCGCAAGGGCTGGTGATAAAGGGAGAATCTTTTATCAATCTAATCGACCTTGCCACGGGAAAGCCGGTGTGGAAAAAGAAGTTCAAGAAACTGAAGGATGACGCGACTAACTTCGTCGTCAAAGATGATAAAGTCGTGGTGTATTCAGACAAAAAGCTCTATGCCATCAACCTTTCCGATGGGAAATATACTGAAATAGCCAAAAAATTGAAATTTGAGGGGAAGGAAACGCCGGGTGTACTGACCCTCAGGGATGATGGATATTTTTTACGGTCGAGCAATAACCTCATGCTCGTCTCGTTTAGCGGAGAGAAGGTTTTCCACACCTATCATAAAGCGCCGGGACTTAGTTTCGCAGAAAGAATGGTGGGTTCGATCGCTCGAAAAGCGGTGGGAGTGGCAGCAGGACAGCTTGGAGGCTGGGAGGTTGACAGGGAAGGCGCGCACGAGCAACTTGGCCATTGGGCACCAGTTTTATATATGGGTGACGAAGGTTTTTGGTACGAAAAACGTTTTAAGGCCACAGAGAATCGGGACACCTATACTTATATACTGACAAAAATAAAAACGGAGAGCGAAAAAGGATTCGGCTTCGTACGGGTCAACAAAATCAACGGCAAGACAGAGGGTCACATCATTTTGGGAACCAAAACACCTGTTCATCAAATAGACGAAATCGAATCGTGGCTCTTTTTTAAATCAGACAAACAGGAGATCGTCTGCTATAAGTTTTAG
- a CDS encoding caspase family protein, with protein sequence MKKPKLYCHFERAKRREKSGRFTYSQIPPEACPERSRRGRNDKIVYIFVFFLFASNFLSQFSILYPQSSINFGDRYAVIIGGIGGQKEFTEEYFDQTNRMYDLLVNELDYKSENVFYLFEDLAYDSLKIKAKCTAENVRDVMNRLAVKMKQEDQLFIFMVGHGTFDGTWSKFNLLGPDLKAIDYAQLLAKLPTNKIILVNTSSASGPFIKKLSGKERVIITATKSGREYFETSFANFFLDAFDDNQADLNKDNRVSILEAFKFAKTSQDKWYEDQRRLRAEHPLLDDNGDGKGSQDFEDAEDGKWASRVYLAGLSSEFQTSLQRLKSGTQSPADSLRLEKLGLGQAIEDLKAKKDQLSLQEYTSQLESLLVQLAKTNQRLKKVKGGKKE encoded by the coding sequence ATGAAAAAACCTAAACTGTATTGTCATTTCGAACGAGCGAAGCGACGTGAGAAATCTGGTCGTTTTACGTACTCACAGATTCCTCCCGAAGCCTGTCCTGAGCGAAGTCGAAGGGGTCGGAATGACAAGATTGTTTACATTTTCGTATTTTTTCTTTTTGCTTCAAATTTTTTAAGTCAATTCTCAATCCTCTATCCTCAATCTTCTATAAACTTCGGCGATAGATACGCAGTCATCATCGGCGGTATCGGCGGTCAGAAAGAGTTCACTGAAGAATACTTCGACCAGACCAACCGCATGTATGACTTGCTGGTGAACGAATTGGACTATAAATCTGAAAATGTTTTTTATTTGTTTGAAGACCTTGCTTACGATTCTCTGAAAATCAAGGCCAAATGCACTGCCGAAAACGTTCGCGATGTTATGAACCGGCTGGCAGTCAAGATGAAACAGGAAGACCAGCTTTTTATCTTTATGGTTGGCCATGGTACCTTTGACGGCACCTGGAGCAAATTCAATCTGCTCGGCCCTGATTTAAAGGCCATCGATTACGCGCAATTATTGGCTAAACTCCCAACGAACAAAATCATTCTGGTGAATACCAGCAGCGCCAGCGGTCCCTTTATCAAAAAGTTGAGCGGCAAAGAAAGGGTCATTATCACAGCGACCAAAAGCGGCCGCGAATATTTCGAAACCAGTTTTGCAAATTTCTTTTTAGATGCTTTCGATGACAACCAGGCGGATCTAAATAAAGACAATCGCGTGAGTATTTTGGAGGCCTTTAAATTTGCTAAAACCAGCCAGGACAAATGGTACGAAGATCAGCGCCGGCTGCGCGCCGAGCATCCGCTTCTCGATGACAATGGCGACGGTAAAGGCAGCCAGGATTTCGAAGACGCCGAAGACGGCAAGTGGGCAAGCCGGGTTTATTTGGCCGGATTGTCATCTGAATTTCAAACGAGTTTGCAGCGCCTAAAATCCGGTACGCAGTCTCCCGCTGACAGTTTGAGGTTGGAAAAATTGGGTTTGGGACAAGCAATCGAAGATTTAAAGGCGAAGAAAGATCAACTTTCTCTGCAGGAGTATACCAGCCAGTTAGAGTCTCTGCTTGTGCAATTGGCAAAGACGAATCAGCGGCTGAAGAAGGTGAAGGGTGGGAAGAAAGAGTAA
- a CDS encoding VWA domain-containing protein: MLEFLLKYNPVVFSEGEITFKLLPSIIALLGIVILFAVALWLIYRKTTLQLNRKFKTVLIGLKFVVITLLLIILLEPVVTVSSVVPRKSSLILLVDDSKSMSIQDAEDDLSRLDFTKTLLGSEEAPGLTDRLKQNFKIQMYKFSSDVEHLKETQQLAAQGVATNLARSLAFAADVAKQSAVSGVVLFTDGVNNGDDDPLEYAAVMKNKNLPVFVVGVGSERSEDIELSKVAVNHSVIENSVIELSALIKNKSLEKKKVELELREEGRIVKKQTVNLEGAATRTSLKFSPQKSGFVRYSLNVVAQENESIKENNSKSFLIDNRSKRARVLYIDGYPRAEFKYLRRAIDGDPSLELVSLLRTSQEKFYRQGIKDQSELRDGYPKNKRELFEYDAIIFGSIEADFFSSKELENTLEFVSQRGGGFLMLGGSQTFGQGNYYGTPVEKMLPVELPYRNSAVQQFPGTFRDKFKLLLTPEGYRNPILQLASTESESRNLWDALPDLEGYNPLGRAKPGATILAVHPLSEAGDPKVILAQQRFGRGRSMVFATSSSWLWQMGLSHEDMSHERFWRQILRWLALASPEPIECHLDKETYVPNDEVTLKVDVRDSTFSTIEDATIKARITTPSGKIIDVPFNWSSNGKVEYIGAYHPDEQGLYLVEITARSSNGSFLGKTEAAFFVEESTTEFSNAQLQAPLLKRIAEISGGKYYHQDEAESLPDQISVMQGTYSKLVEYDLWDMPLLFLLLILILSVEWYLRRSKGLS, encoded by the coding sequence ATGCTCGAATTTCTACTAAAATACAACCCGGTAGTTTTTTCAGAAGGCGAAATCACTTTTAAATTACTTCCTTCTATTATAGCCCTTTTGGGGATTGTGATTTTATTTGCTGTGGCTCTTTGGCTGATTTACAGAAAAACCACCTTGCAGTTGAACCGGAAGTTCAAAACTGTTTTGATCGGTTTAAAGTTCGTGGTTATTACGCTGCTTTTGATCATCTTACTGGAACCAGTGGTTACCGTATCATCGGTTGTCCCGCGCAAAAGTTCTTTGATCCTGCTAGTTGATGATTCCAAAAGCATGTCCATTCAGGATGCTGAAGATGACTTGTCCCGATTAGATTTTACCAAAACATTGTTGGGAAGTGAGGAGGCCCCCGGGCTTACCGACAGACTGAAGCAGAATTTTAAAATTCAAATGTATAAATTTTCTTCGGATGTCGAACACCTGAAAGAAACTCAACAATTAGCCGCTCAAGGTGTCGCAACGAATTTGGCGCGGAGTTTGGCTTTTGCGGCGGACGTGGCAAAACAGAGTGCGGTCTCCGGCGTTGTGCTGTTTACAGACGGCGTCAACAATGGCGATGACGACCCGCTTGAATATGCCGCCGTGATGAAAAACAAAAATTTACCGGTTTTTGTCGTTGGGGTGGGCAGTGAGCGTTCCGAGGATATTGAGTTGTCAAAAGTGGCTGTCAACCACTCGGTTATTGAAAATTCGGTCATTGAACTTTCGGCGCTCATCAAGAACAAAAGCCTTGAAAAGAAAAAAGTCGAATTGGAATTAAGAGAAGAAGGCCGGATTGTAAAAAAACAAACCGTAAATTTAGAGGGTGCTGCGACTCGAACTTCGCTAAAATTTTCTCCTCAAAAAAGCGGGTTTGTCAGATATAGCTTGAACGTGGTTGCGCAAGAAAATGAGTCCATAAAAGAAAACAACAGCAAGAGTTTCTTGATCGATAATCGCAGCAAACGCGCCCGCGTGCTTTACATTGATGGCTATCCGCGCGCCGAGTTTAAGTATCTTCGTCGTGCCATTGACGGCGATCCAAGTTTGGAGCTTGTTTCACTTTTGCGAACCAGCCAGGAGAAGTTTTACCGCCAGGGGATTAAGGATCAAAGCGAGCTGAGAGACGGCTATCCAAAAAATAAGAGGGAGCTTTTCGAATACGACGCGATCATTTTTGGCAGCATCGAAGCTGATTTTTTCAGCTCAAAAGAATTGGAGAATACATTAGAATTCGTCTCCCAGCGCGGCGGCGGATTTTTAATGCTTGGCGGCAGCCAGACTTTTGGCCAGGGCAATTACTACGGAACTCCGGTCGAAAAAATGCTGCCGGTTGAATTGCCTTACAGAAATAGCGCGGTGCAGCAATTTCCTGGCACGTTTCGAGATAAATTTAAACTCTTGCTTACCCCGGAAGGATATCGAAATCCTATTTTGCAGCTTGCATCAACAGAAAGCGAAAGTCGTAATTTGTGGGACGCCTTGCCGGATTTAGAAGGCTATAACCCGCTGGGCAGGGCCAAGCCGGGTGCCACGATTCTGGCGGTCCATCCACTGAGTGAGGCCGGGGATCCCAAAGTTATTTTAGCTCAACAACGTTTTGGCCGGGGCCGATCCATGGTGTTTGCGACCTCCAGCTCATGGCTCTGGCAAATGGGGTTGTCGCACGAAGATATGAGTCACGAGCGTTTTTGGCGTCAGATTCTACGTTGGTTGGCGCTTGCCTCTCCGGAACCAATTGAATGCCATTTGGACAAGGAGACCTACGTTCCGAATGACGAAGTAACTTTGAAAGTTGATGTGAGAGACAGCACTTTCTCAACAATCGAAGACGCCACCATTAAAGCTCGAATTACCACTCCGTCCGGAAAGATAATCGATGTCCCTTTTAATTGGTCATCTAATGGCAAAGTCGAGTATATCGGCGCTTATCACCCGGACGAACAAGGGTTGTATTTAGTTGAAATTACCGCGCGTTCATCAAACGGGTCGTTTTTAGGGAAAACAGAGGCTGCGTTTTTTGTTGAAGAATCGACGACGGAGTTTTCAAATGCGCAGCTGCAAGCCCCGCTTCTGAAAAGAATCGCCGAAATCAGCGGCGGCAAATATTATCACCAGGATGAGGCCGAGAGCCTGCCGGATCAGATTTCGGTCATGCAGGGCACTTATTCCAAATTGGTCGAATACGATTTGTGGGACATGCCGCTCTTGTTCCTGCTGCTGATTCTGATTTTGTCTGTTGAGTGGTATTTGCGCCGCAGCAAAGGCCTTTCTTGA